DNA from Daucus carota subsp. sativus chromosome 1, DH1 v3.0, whole genome shotgun sequence:
TCGTGATGACCTCGTCGAGGAAGAGGAAGATTTTGGGGAGGAAGTTGATTTCTGCTTcttatgtttctgcttctttggAATATTAGGCATGTCTGTGGGTGGTATATCTGTGAACATGTCAGATGCTGTTTGTCGTCCTAGTCTTTCTCCAAAATCTGTTTCAATAGACAAGATTAGGAAGACAATTTATTAAACGCAGGAAATTATACAGAAAAGTATCACCAAAGTAGTATAAGATACAGAAAAAAACATCTATGCATCAGAGAGATCCTAAATATATAAGCATGTAAATCTATAAAATATCACAGACCATGAGGTGCTAACCTCAAGTCAAATGGCCTTGTTTATTgtttagctgttagcggattgaattaattGTTTCAACAAGCTGATTGAATTAGTTGTTTTGATTAACACATGACTTGGCTGTTTTGAACGAAATTGTTTGTTAAAGAGCGGTAGAATTTAGCTTTTTAAGTAGACACATGACAATCCTCTGATTGAAAAAACTCCCCcaaataacttttaaaaattagCTTATTAAGTCTAAACCAATTCGCTAACTACCGAACACAAATATTAGATGATTCATCTAGTCAAACCCAATACACTCTTCTTTATAGACAATGAATGTCCTCGAACAGCAGAGATGGAAAACTGTAAATGATCAATGCATTGCCTTCACTTTACAGATCTAAATTCTTCAAAACACAATACCTCGGGTCTAATTTTAAACCAATAGACGACTAGATGGTTAAAACATCAACATGAACACTGACACTCATGTACACTCACCACAGATTTTAAAGTTGCAAGCAATTGACATCTCAAATGACAAAAACCTACTTGTCCAAATTTCTGGTATACTATACTAGATCCAGAAAGGCAGACATTACTTGCTATATTgttcatatataattaaaacaataatttgaTCAGATATGAGTAAAAAGAAAACTACAATACCCCTTGAATCGTGATCAAGAATAGGACACTAAAATCATCACATAAATTGTCCTAATGACAGAAATTGCTTTATAAGTGATTACTCTTTTTGTCTAAAAAGTCTTGtggattttaattatattctgcCAGTTAATCCATCATAATTTGGTCGATAAACCAAAAGTTGATGTCTTTTCCCCTTTGGATTATTCATCTATCCTGATAGAGTCTCGTGACACAAAATCCAAATTCTTCTATTTGAGGCATGATATCTATAGAGCCTGTATTCCTTAACTTACATTGTTggctttattatatatttaccaATAAGTGACAAATTATCAATTTCCTTTCAACATTTCACCCCGTGAAAATGTTCCATCTCCCCTTGTCTGCTTCCAAACATTGCACAtgataaaaaatcaataaagcAAGTGCTTGCTTTTTCTTCAATCCTGTACTTTTTTCTTTACTTTTGTATGATTAACTTGTTCCCCTTTCATAAAATTAAGTTACTTTTATGGACAGAGTAATTGTGAAATATGTAACTTCTAAGTAAAATATGTACCTTGAGAGGACCATGGGGAGAAAGCTGAACCAGAATTGCCGACAGACGTCGATGCAAAATCTGGTCCTGTCTTGAACTCGTTCATCTGAAATTAACACAGACGAATCAAAAAATATGCCAATATACAATTATTACACACGTCTGTAACAAGACTGAATCAAGAATGCAATTGCATACCATAACTtagcaaaaatataaattaaatacagAAATCGAAACATACTGACCCAACTAGGTGCACTACTGCCAGATTGGCCATCCCATCCAATATGTGCAACATGTTTAACATCTGTTGGGAACCCAATTTCCATTTCCCTCTCCTTCACAACTATAAGACACCAATTTCCCAAATCAGCCCTAAAACCCCAATAATCACCCGGTATGGTATTGGAAATGAAGCATAAGCAAGTACAAGTGTACAACTACAGAGACATAGAGGAGTCTTACCAAAGATTTGAGTTATGTATCTGAATCCCTTATAAATTCCTTTGATTTTGATAGTCATGGTGGAAAATGTAGCAACTTTGTTCAATTCCCTTCCTCTAAAACCCAATTACAAGAggattttagtgatattcttgTGCCTGTTGGAAAAGCAAACATGGGTTAACAATTGTTTAAGTTATATACCATCATCTTATTTTATATGGTAGTATGACTCTTGTCCTTTCTGAAAAAGCATAAAAAGAGCTTGAAAACAGTTTGCCTCTGTACTGAGATTGGTATATATTCCCAAACGTGAATAACTCAAAAATAATAGTATTATACTACATCTAAATATGCATTTTCCTTAAAGAAAAAATTGCATAAACCATTTATACAATAATACCTGATGAAAAGGGTTGAAGGCTTTACAAGACAATGGCCTTCAGAACCAAATTCCCAACTTCTtgggtctctctctctctctctctctctctatctctctcaatACATGCAAGCAAGAAAATAGGAAAACTGAGATGTATTCTGGATGAAATgaataaagattgaatctttcaCTCAAAGGATGTATCTTTATTGCCAATCAAGCAAGAAGGTGAGGAAATAAATCACAGAGAATGAAAAAGTAACGTTAGTTGAATAAGAagatgaagaggatgaaggATGAAGAAAGTAAGCGGTGGACAGCAACAAATAGCTCACAAAAAATAGATGGGGGAAGGTGGTCTTGAAGAACATGGGACAAAGAAATCATATAAGTACCTCTAGACCAGTTGTCAATGGATATTGGTCAAGTATCTTGCAAACATGAAACATAAATGTTTGtcgtttaaaataaagaaatagaataaaagttgaaaataaaaattagaggGGTCATTTGAGTAAGGGTAAAACACcggcttaaaataaaaaattggaacacaagtgaaaagtaaattaatatttagtataaattattaaagttgTTGAAAAATAAGCAGAAGTTGTAAAGAAAAGTTATTATTTTCCACTTCTTGCTTTTTTCTcacaatttcttaaaattatttctcACAAAAAGTGTAtcgtttattaaaaataatcatcaCTTTTGAAAAACTACAACTATGTGTCGGTGTCATTTTTTCTAGGAgattatattatgtaaaaaatttattgtacTTGGAGCAAACTAAAAATTACCCTTATTTTTAACGATATAgtagatttaatttttgtgatatgttatttttttctattttaatttcacgaaactataaatttataatattatatgtgtgtgtagaaAGTATTATATTAGTTGATTGTGATTTACAATCTGATTCACAATTTCAGGTAtttgatcaaaatttaaatgatatatttatatgttaattCGAGTTGTGACTATTATACAAAGATAAGAATAAAGTgtgagaaaaaatatataaacagaaCATTgatgaatttaaatatataatgtaacaTCTCACTTCATGTTGAGAATCGtgaagatatttttttaatttataagccAAGTAATATCACTACATGCACcaacaaatcaagat
Protein-coding regions in this window:
- the LOC108207557 gene encoding CRIB domain-containing protein RIC10, with the translated sequence MTIKIKGIYKGFRYITQIFVVKEREMEIGFPTDVKHVAHIGWDGQSGSSAPSWMNEFKTGPDFASTSVGNSGSAFSPWSSQDFGERLGRQTASDMFTDIPPTDMPNIPKKQKHKKQKSTSSPKSSSSSTRSSRAAKVKAKFLEGNVKASTSIEVA